One Micromonospora craniellae genomic region harbors:
- the mfd gene encoding transcription-repair coupling factor produces MTALTGLFAAALADPGLARVRDLARSGAAQVDGLDLTAPPALRPFAVAAVAADPTDQGRDTAAGGAGRPVLAVTATSREAEDLVAALGGLLPAEQVAIFPSWETLPHERLSPRSDTVGRRLAVLRRLAHPDSADAHGRTGPLRVVVAPVRSMLQPQLKGLGDLEPVRLSARDEADLEQVARRLTDMAYARVDLVTKRGEFAVRGGILDVFPPTDEHPSRVEFWGDEVEEIRTFAVADQRTIDQVPQLWAPPCRELLLTPAVRERAAALAGQHPELAEILDKLAGGVPVEGMESLAPVLIGDDSMELLLDCMPEGTHVLLCDPERIRTRAHDLVRTSEEFLQASWAAAAVGGQAPIDLGAAAFRTLADVRATAATQRRPWWTLSPFGLAEPDAAPDRQPWEDAPEAVDVTPDDAIGVSLSAQPAPLYHGETDRVVADLTRWTGEGWSIALVFEGHGPAQRAVEVLRDGGLGARMTERVPDAPAPGDVLVTCGSLTGGFVDEAARFVLLTGSDVTGGRGVSTRDMRKMPSRRRNTIDPLELRAGDHVVHEQHGIGRYVELVQRTVNGASREYLVIEYAASKRGQPGDRLFVPTDQLDQLSRYVGGEQPTLHKMGGSDWQKSKARARKAVREIAAQLIQLYAARKASKGHTFGPDTPWQRELEDAFPWQETPDQLAAIEEVKRDMEQSVPMDRLICGDVGYGKTEIAVRAAFKAVQDGKQVAVLVPTTLLVQQHYNTFAERMSQFPVTIRQLSRFQTPKEAEQTLAMVADGTADIVIGTHRLLAAATRFKSLGLVIVDEEQRFGVEHKEHLKSMRAAVDVLSMSATPIPRTLEMAITGIREMSTIATPPEERHPVLTAVGAQDDRQVAAAIHRELLRDGQVFYLHNRVESIERAARRLRELVPESRVAVAHGQMGEDALEKVMVGFWEKEFDVLVCTTIVESGIDIPNANTLIVERADLLGLAQLHQIRGRVGRGRERAYAYFLYPPEKPLTEHAHERLATIAQHTELGAGMYVAMKDLEIRGAGNLLGGEQSGHIEGVGFDLYVRMVGEAVQAFKGERPEEETDVKIDLPVDAHLPHDYVGVERLRLEMYRKLAEARDEERLREVAAEMTDRYGEPPAPVQNLIAVARFRLLARRYGLTDVSMQGKHLRFGPLPLPDSKQMRLKRYHPDSVYKAALDQVSVPRPTTRRIGGEPLRDQALLEWCAQLLSDVLGTPAVAVGAGGTGG; encoded by the coding sequence ATGACTGCGCTCACCGGACTGTTCGCCGCCGCCCTGGCCGACCCGGGGCTGGCCCGTGTGCGCGACCTGGCGCGCTCGGGTGCGGCTCAGGTCGACGGCCTCGACCTGACCGCGCCACCGGCGCTGCGCCCGTTCGCGGTCGCCGCCGTCGCCGCGGACCCCACCGACCAGGGGCGGGACACGGCGGCCGGCGGTGCCGGGCGGCCGGTGCTGGCGGTCACCGCCACCAGCCGCGAGGCGGAGGACCTGGTCGCGGCGCTGGGTGGGCTGCTGCCCGCCGAGCAGGTGGCGATCTTCCCGAGCTGGGAGACGCTGCCGCACGAGCGGCTCTCGCCGCGCTCGGACACCGTCGGCCGGCGGCTGGCCGTGCTGCGCCGGCTGGCCCACCCGGACTCGGCGGACGCGCACGGGCGCACCGGGCCGCTGCGGGTGGTCGTGGCACCGGTCCGATCGATGCTGCAACCGCAGCTCAAGGGGCTCGGCGACCTGGAGCCGGTGCGGCTGTCCGCCCGGGACGAGGCCGACCTGGAGCAGGTGGCGCGCCGGTTGACCGACATGGCGTACGCGCGGGTCGACCTGGTCACCAAACGGGGCGAGTTCGCGGTACGTGGCGGCATCCTGGACGTCTTCCCGCCCACCGACGAGCACCCGTCCCGGGTCGAGTTCTGGGGCGACGAGGTGGAGGAGATCCGTACCTTCGCCGTCGCCGACCAGCGCACCATCGACCAGGTGCCCCAACTCTGGGCGCCGCCCTGCCGGGAACTGCTGCTCACCCCGGCTGTGCGGGAACGGGCCGCCGCGCTGGCCGGGCAGCACCCGGAGCTGGCCGAGATCCTGGACAAGCTGGCCGGCGGCGTACCGGTGGAGGGCATGGAGTCCCTCGCCCCGGTGCTGATCGGCGACGACTCGATGGAACTGCTGCTGGACTGCATGCCCGAGGGCACCCACGTCCTGCTCTGTGACCCGGAGCGGATCCGCACCCGGGCGCACGACCTGGTGCGTACCTCGGAGGAGTTCCTCCAGGCGAGCTGGGCCGCCGCGGCCGTCGGCGGCCAGGCCCCGATCGACCTCGGCGCGGCCGCTTTCCGCACCCTGGCCGACGTCCGCGCGACCGCCGCCACCCAGCGCCGGCCCTGGTGGACGCTGTCCCCGTTCGGGCTGGCCGAGCCGGACGCTGCCCCCGACCGGCAGCCGTGGGAGGACGCGCCGGAGGCGGTCGACGTCACCCCCGACGACGCCATCGGGGTGAGCCTGAGCGCCCAGCCCGCGCCGCTCTATCACGGCGAGACCGACCGGGTGGTGGCCGACCTGACGCGCTGGACCGGAGAGGGCTGGTCGATCGCGCTGGTCTTCGAGGGGCACGGCCCCGCCCAGCGGGCCGTGGAGGTGCTCCGCGACGGTGGCCTGGGGGCCCGGATGACCGAGCGGGTCCCGGACGCGCCCGCGCCGGGCGACGTGCTGGTCACCTGCGGCAGCCTCACCGGCGGCTTCGTCGACGAGGCGGCCCGGTTCGTGCTGCTCACCGGCAGCGACGTCACCGGTGGCCGGGGCGTCTCCACCCGGGACATGCGCAAGATGCCGAGCCGGCGGCGCAACACCATCGACCCGCTGGAGCTGCGGGCCGGCGACCACGTGGTGCACGAGCAGCACGGCATCGGCCGGTACGTGGAGCTGGTGCAGCGTACGGTCAACGGCGCGTCCCGGGAGTACCTGGTCATCGAGTACGCCGCGAGCAAGCGCGGCCAGCCCGGCGACCGCCTCTTCGTCCCCACCGACCAGCTCGACCAGCTCAGCCGGTATGTCGGTGGTGAGCAGCCGACGCTGCACAAGATGGGCGGCTCGGACTGGCAGAAGTCCAAGGCGCGGGCCCGCAAGGCGGTCCGGGAGATCGCCGCCCAGCTGATCCAGCTCTACGCCGCCCGGAAGGCGTCCAAGGGGCACACCTTCGGCCCGGACACCCCGTGGCAGCGGGAACTGGAGGACGCCTTCCCCTGGCAGGAGACGCCCGACCAGCTCGCCGCCATCGAGGAGGTCAAGCGGGACATGGAGCAGAGCGTCCCGATGGATCGGCTGATCTGCGGCGACGTCGGCTACGGCAAGACCGAGATCGCGGTACGCGCGGCGTTCAAGGCGGTCCAGGACGGCAAGCAGGTGGCCGTGCTGGTGCCCACCACCCTGCTGGTGCAGCAGCACTACAACACGTTCGCCGAGCGGATGAGCCAGTTCCCGGTGACGATCCGGCAGCTCTCCCGCTTCCAGACGCCCAAGGAGGCCGAGCAGACGCTGGCGATGGTCGCCGACGGCACCGCCGACATCGTCATCGGCACCCACCGGCTGCTGGCGGCCGCCACCCGCTTCAAGTCCCTCGGGCTGGTCATCGTCGACGAGGAGCAGCGGTTCGGCGTCGAGCACAAGGAGCACCTCAAGTCGATGCGGGCCGCCGTCGACGTGCTGAGCATGTCGGCGACCCCGATCCCGCGCACCCTGGAGATGGCGATCACCGGCATCCGGGAGATGTCCACCATCGCCACCCCGCCGGAGGAGCGGCACCCGGTGCTCACCGCCGTCGGGGCGCAGGACGACCGGCAGGTGGCCGCCGCCATCCATCGCGAGCTGCTGCGCGACGGGCAGGTCTTCTATCTGCACAACCGGGTCGAGTCGATCGAGCGGGCGGCCCGGCGGCTGCGTGAGCTGGTGCCCGAGTCCCGGGTCGCGGTGGCGCACGGCCAGATGGGCGAGGACGCCCTGGAGAAGGTCATGGTCGGCTTCTGGGAGAAGGAGTTCGACGTCCTGGTCTGCACCACGATCGTGGAGTCCGGCATCGACATCCCGAACGCCAACACGCTGATCGTGGAGCGGGCCGACCTGCTCGGCCTGGCCCAGTTGCACCAGATCCGGGGCCGGGTGGGCCGGGGTCGGGAGCGGGCGTACGCGTACTTCCTCTATCCGCCGGAGAAGCCGCTCACCGAGCACGCGCACGAGCGGCTGGCCACCATCGCCCAGCACACCGAGTTGGGCGCCGGCATGTACGTGGCGATGAAGGACCTGGAGATCCGGGGCGCCGGCAACCTGCTCGGCGGCGAGCAGTCCGGGCACATCGAGGGCGTCGGGTTCGACCTCTACGTCCGGATGGTCGGCGAGGCGGTGCAGGCGTTCAAGGGCGAACGCCCCGAGGAGGAGACGGACGTCAAGATCGACCTTCCGGTGGACGCGCACCTGCCGCACGACTACGTCGGCGTGGAGCGGCTGCGCCTGGAGATGTACCGCAAGCTCGCCGAGGCGCGCGACGAGGAACGGTTGCGCGAGGTGGCGGCCGAGATGACCGACCGCTACGGTGAGCCGCCCGCGCCGGTGCAGAACCTGATCGCGGTGGCCCGGTTCCGGCTGCTGGCCCGGCGGTACGGGCTCACCGACGTCAGCATGCAGGGCAAGCACCTGCGCTTCGGGCCGCTGCCGCTGCCCGACTCGAAGCAGATGCGGCTCAAGCGCTACCACCCGGACTCGGTCTACAAGGCCGCGCTCGATCAGGTCAGCGTGCCCCGGCCGACGACCCGTCGGATCGGTGGCGAGCCGCTGCGCGACCAGGCGCTGCTGGAGTGGTGCGCGCAGTTGCTCTCCGACGTCCTCGGCACCCCTGCGGTGGCCGTGGGTGCTGGTGGCACCGGTGGGTAG
- a CDS encoding cyclase family protein: MNGEFRAQFDADVAFANGGGLRAEGFRLDIPGQTITDEDLAALFVRHLGLLMVAEVRIANTGTYLDTPAHRYADGSDLAGVGLDRLVDLPALVVRLPTGAEALVDAGVALVGIDSVNIDDMSPAAGGTRPAHSTLLAAGVPIVEHLTGLDQLPPDGFRFTAAPPKVAGMGTFPVRAYARID, from the coding sequence ATGAACGGGGAATTTCGCGCGCAGTTCGACGCGGACGTCGCCTTTGCCAACGGCGGCGGGCTGCGTGCCGAAGGGTTCCGGCTGGACATTCCGGGCCAGACCATCACCGACGAGGACCTGGCGGCGCTCTTCGTCCGGCACCTCGGGCTGCTGATGGTGGCCGAGGTACGGATCGCCAACACCGGGACGTACCTGGACACGCCCGCGCACCGGTACGCCGACGGCAGCGACCTGGCCGGCGTCGGCCTGGACCGTCTGGTCGACCTGCCCGCGCTCGTGGTGCGCCTGCCCACCGGTGCCGAGGCACTTGTCGACGCCGGTGTCGCCCTGGTCGGCATCGACTCCGTCAACATCGACGACATGAGCCCGGCGGCGGGCGGTACCCGTCCCGCCCACAGCACCCTGCTGGCCGCCGGAGTGCCGATCGTGGAGCACCTGACCGGACTCGATCAGCTCCCGCCCGACGGCTTCCGATTCACCGCCGCCCCGCCGAAGGTCGCCGGCATGGGCACCTTCCCCGTCCGCGCCTACGCCCGTATCGACTGA
- the ppc gene encoding phosphoenolpyruvate carboxylase — translation MTDQHDHDGPDAALRADIRRLGTLLGQTLARQEGRPLLDLVEEIRAQVRTDAPAAARRLGGLDVTTGTKLARAFSTYFHLANITEQVHRARDLRRRRAVQGGWLDQAAKMIAERGVPAEEIASVARRLAVRPVFTAHPTEAARRSILSKLRAIADELDTETANAILYGASDEGPANRRLAELLDLMWQTDELRLDRPDPTDEARNAIYYLRDLYAEAAPQVLDDLAETLRTLGVETSPTARPLTFGTWIGGDRDGNPFVTPTVTREVLAIQHEHGLTATEAAMEELINEVSVSRRLRNVSLDLSASLAADLDALPEVAPRFRRVNAEEPYRLKARCVRAKLANTRARLRQGTPHVPGRDYRGSAELIADLELLRASLARNSGQLTAVGRLASTIRTVSAFGLHLATMDVREHAEKHHEVLIQLYRAVGEVEDYPALTRLERTKLLADELTGRRPLSTADTPLTDSARKTFDVFGAIREAQDRFGTEVIESYIISMTLGVDDVLAAVVLAREAGLVDVHSGRARIGFVPLLETPAELNSGGELLDELLSLPAYRALVAARGDVQEVMLGYSDSNKEAGITTSQWSIHRAQRALRDVAARHGVHLRLFHGRGGTVGRGGGPTHDAVLAQPYGTLDGAIKVTEQGEVISDKYTLPALARENLELTVAAVLQATLLHTAPRQPAEMLERWDAAMDVVSESAFRSYRSLVEDPDLPAYFWASTPTELLGALNIGSRPAKRPNTGAGLGGLRAIPWVFGWTQTRQIVPGWFGVGSGLAAAREAGLADVLSEMHRNWHFFRTFLSNVEMMLTKTDLGIARRYVETLVPKKLHPIFTKIEEEYELTRREVLAVTDSPDLLENSPVLQRTLAVRDTYLEPLHHLQVALLQQYRDSGAAIRAVATAPGGRRAPGDGTVLERALLTTVNGIAAGMRNTG, via the coding sequence GTGACCGACCAGCACGATCACGACGGCCCCGACGCCGCCCTGCGCGCCGACATCCGCCGGCTGGGCACCCTGCTCGGGCAGACCCTGGCCCGCCAGGAGGGCCGCCCCCTGCTCGACCTCGTCGAGGAGATCCGCGCCCAGGTCCGTACCGACGCCCCCGCCGCCGCCCGGCGGTTGGGCGGGCTCGACGTGACCACCGGCACGAAACTGGCGCGCGCCTTCTCCACCTATTTCCACCTGGCCAACATCACCGAGCAGGTGCATCGGGCGCGGGACCTGCGACGCCGCCGCGCGGTGCAGGGCGGCTGGCTGGACCAGGCGGCCAAAATGATCGCCGAGCGCGGCGTACCGGCCGAGGAGATCGCGTCGGTGGCCCGCCGGCTGGCGGTACGCCCCGTCTTCACCGCCCACCCGACCGAGGCGGCCCGCCGCTCGATCCTGTCCAAGCTGCGCGCCATCGCCGACGAACTGGACACCGAGACGGCCAACGCGATCCTCTACGGGGCCAGCGACGAGGGCCCGGCCAACCGTCGGCTGGCCGAGCTGCTCGACCTGATGTGGCAGACCGACGAGCTGCGGCTGGACCGGCCGGACCCGACCGACGAGGCCCGCAACGCCATCTACTACCTGCGCGACCTGTACGCCGAGGCGGCCCCGCAGGTGCTCGACGACCTCGCCGAGACGCTGCGCACCCTCGGTGTGGAGACCTCGCCGACCGCCCGGCCACTGACCTTCGGCACCTGGATCGGCGGCGACCGCGACGGCAACCCCTTCGTCACCCCGACGGTGACCCGCGAGGTGTTGGCCATCCAGCACGAGCACGGGCTGACCGCCACCGAGGCGGCGATGGAGGAGCTGATCAACGAGGTCTCCGTCTCCCGTCGGCTGCGCAACGTGTCGCTGGACCTCTCCGCCAGCCTCGCCGCCGACCTGGACGCGCTGCCCGAGGTGGCTCCCCGGTTCCGCCGGGTGAACGCCGAGGAGCCGTACCGTCTCAAGGCCCGCTGCGTCCGCGCCAAGCTGGCCAACACGCGGGCCCGGCTGCGCCAGGGCACCCCGCACGTGCCGGGCCGCGACTACCGGGGTTCCGCCGAGCTGATCGCCGACCTGGAGCTGCTGCGCGCCTCGCTGGCCCGCAACTCCGGGCAGCTCACCGCCGTCGGCCGGCTCGCCTCGACCATCCGCACGGTCTCCGCGTTCGGCCTGCACCTGGCGACCATGGACGTCCGGGAGCACGCCGAGAAGCACCACGAGGTGCTGATCCAGCTCTATCGGGCGGTCGGCGAAGTCGAGGACTACCCGGCGTTGACCCGGTTGGAGCGCACCAAGCTGCTCGCCGACGAGTTGACCGGACGCCGGCCGCTCTCCACCGCCGACACCCCGTTGACCGACTCGGCACGCAAGACGTTCGACGTGTTCGGTGCCATCCGCGAGGCGCAGGACCGGTTCGGCACCGAGGTGATCGAGTCGTACATCATCTCGATGACCCTCGGCGTGGACGACGTCCTCGCCGCCGTGGTGCTGGCCCGCGAGGCCGGTCTGGTCGACGTGCACAGCGGCCGGGCGCGGATCGGGTTCGTGCCGCTGCTGGAGACTCCGGCCGAGCTGAACTCCGGCGGCGAGTTGCTCGACGAGCTGCTGTCGCTGCCCGCGTACCGGGCGCTGGTGGCCGCCCGGGGTGACGTGCAGGAGGTGATGCTGGGCTACTCCGACTCCAACAAGGAGGCCGGCATCACCACCAGCCAGTGGTCCATCCACCGGGCGCAGCGGGCGCTGCGGGACGTGGCGGCCCGGCACGGGGTACACCTGCGGCTGTTCCACGGGCGGGGCGGCACGGTGGGGCGTGGCGGTGGGCCGACGCACGACGCCGTCCTGGCCCAGCCGTACGGCACGCTCGACGGCGCGATCAAGGTGACCGAGCAGGGTGAGGTCATCTCCGACAAGTACACGCTGCCCGCGCTGGCGCGGGAGAACCTGGAGCTGACCGTGGCCGCGGTGCTCCAGGCGACCCTGCTGCACACCGCGCCCCGGCAGCCCGCCGAGATGCTGGAGCGCTGGGACGCGGCGATGGACGTGGTCTCCGAGTCGGCGTTCCGGTCCTACCGGTCGCTGGTGGAGGACCCGGACCTGCCGGCGTACTTCTGGGCGTCCACCCCGACCGAGTTGCTCGGCGCGTTGAACATCGGTTCCCGGCCGGCGAAGCGCCCGAACACCGGCGCCGGGCTGGGCGGGCTGCGGGCCATTCCGTGGGTGTTCGGCTGGACCCAGACCCGGCAGATCGTGCCCGGCTGGTTCGGGGTGGGGTCAGGTCTGGCCGCCGCCAGGGAGGCCGGCTTGGCCGACGTGCTGTCCGAGATGCACCGCAACTGGCACTTCTTCCGCACGTTCCTGTCGAACGTCGAGATGATGCTGACCAAGACCGACCTCGGCATCGCCCGCCGGTACGTGGAGACCCTCGTGCCGAAGAAGCTGCACCCGATCTTCACCAAGATCGAGGAGGAGTACGAGTTGACCCGGCGGGAGGTGCTGGCGGTCACCGACTCGCCGGACCTGCTGGAGAACTCCCCCGTGCTGCAACGCACCCTGGCGGTCCGCGACACCTACCTGGAACCGCTGCACCACCTTCAGGTGGCGCTGTTGCAGCAGTACCGCGACTCCGGTGCCGCCATTCGGGCGGTGGCCACCGCGCCGGGCGGCCGACGGGCCCCGGGTGACGGTACGGTGCTGGAGCGCGCCCTGCTCACCACCGTCAACGGCATCGCCGCCGGGATGCGCAACACCGGCTGA